In Sphingobacteriaceae bacterium, the following proteins share a genomic window:
- the rimM gene encoding 16S rRNA processing protein RimM, whose translation MDLTQVGYFSKTHGVKGHLILKIDKEFFEDQVKAVFIESSTGKAPYFISEIKSTNNGLIIALEEITAVEKAKTLIGKAVYIDSSLIEEVEEEFDWIGFELIDKHHGSLGNITATSDNGHQVLLSIDYKNKEILLPLVEDFIEKIDEEGKKLYFNAPEGLIDLYISDSGEGPTDEEE comes from the coding sequence ATGGATTTAACGCAGGTTGGATATTTTAGTAAAACGCATGGCGTTAAAGGACATCTTATTTTAAAAATCGACAAAGAATTTTTTGAAGATCAGGTGAAGGCTGTTTTTATTGAGTCTTCCACAGGCAAAGCACCTTATTTTATAAGTGAAATAAAATCCACCAACAATGGATTGATTATTGCTCTCGAAGAAATAACAGCCGTAGAAAAAGCGAAAACACTCATTGGAAAAGCTGTTTATATCGATTCCAGTCTTATTGAAGAAGTAGAAGAAGAATTTGACTGGATCGGCTTTGAACTCATTGACAAACATCATGGTTCGTTGGGGAATATTACTGCTACCAGCGACAATGGTCACCAGGTACTATTGAGTATCGATTATAAAAACAAAGAAATATTACTTCCTTTAGTAGAAGACTTTATTGAAAAAATCGATGAAGAAGGGAAGAAACTCTATTTTAATGCTCCGGAAGGTTTGATAGACCTTTACATTTCTGATAGTGGCGAAGGTCCTACAGACGAGGAAGAATAA
- a CDS encoding endonuclease, protein MAFYVYIIQSTADYSYYKGFTEDYVERLKQHNLGLSKYTSSKTPWILVYLEVYDSKREALIREKRLKKYSHEQIRNLINSPSNKQINLVREWLKSLPNNVGD, encoded by the coding sequence ATGGCTTTTTATGTGTACATTATTCAGAGTACCGCTGATTACTCTTATTATAAGGGCTTCACGGAAGACTATGTTGAACGGCTAAAACAACATAATTTGGGATTGTCAAAATACACCTCGTCGAAAACACCATGGATACTTGTTTATTTAGAGGTATACGATTCAAAACGAGAGGCTCTGATACGTGAAAAAAGACTTAAAAAATATAGTCACGAACAAATTCGCAATCTGATAAACTCACCTAGTAATAAACAAATAAATTTAGTACGTGAGTGGCTGAAATCACTCCCCAACAATGTTGGGGACTAA
- a CDS encoding CTP synthetase yields MSITTKYIFVTGGVTSSLGKGIIAASLAKLLQARGFTVTIQKLDPYINIDPGTLNPYEHGECYVTDDGAETDLDLGHYERFLNVRTSQANNVTTGRIYQSVIEKERKGEFLGKTVQVIPHITDEIKNRIKLLGKTGQYQFVITEIGGTVGDIESLPYIEAVRQLKWEMGSDCTVIHLTLLPYLATSGELKTKPTQHSVKLLLEYGVQPDILVCRSEYAISKEIRKKIALFCNVSPDAVIEALDASTIYEVPLLMEQEKLDEIVLKKLHVNGLPDMHLEKWKNFLNKFHNPKHEVTIGLVGKYVELKESYKSIVEAFIHAGAVNDCKVKVDWIHSESLSEENVAEKFKDLQAVLVAPGFGNRGIEGKIAAIKYARENNLPFLGICLGMQCAVIEFARNVLGLRDAHSREMNPATNSPVIDLLEAQKNISHMGGTMRLGSYPCRIEEGTLAYSIYGKTDINERHRHRYEFNNEYTKKFIDAGMVLSGVNPDAGLGEIIEIPNNRFFIGVQFHPEYKSTVENPHPLFVSFVKAALN; encoded by the coding sequence ATGTCAATCACAACCAAATATATCTTTGTTACCGGTGGGGTAACATCTTCTCTAGGAAAAGGAATTATAGCAGCATCTCTGGCCAAATTATTACAAGCCAGGGGATTTACCGTTACCATTCAAAAATTAGATCCTTATATCAATATAGATCCGGGCACTTTAAATCCATACGAACATGGCGAATGCTACGTAACAGACGATGGAGCAGAAACAGATCTTGACCTGGGGCATTATGAGCGTTTTTTAAATGTTCGTACCTCGCAAGCAAACAATGTCACTACCGGACGCATTTACCAATCGGTTATAGAAAAAGAGCGTAAAGGAGAATTCTTAGGAAAAACGGTACAGGTAATTCCGCATATCACAGACGAGATTAAAAACCGTATCAAATTATTAGGCAAAACAGGTCAGTACCAATTTGTAATTACAGAAATTGGCGGAACGGTTGGTGACATTGAGTCATTGCCTTACATTGAAGCTGTGCGTCAGTTAAAATGGGAAATGGGCAGCGATTGCACGGTGATTCATTTAACGCTTTTACCTTACCTGGCAACTTCAGGAGAGTTAAAAACAAAACCTACACAACACTCCGTAAAATTATTATTAGAGTACGGTGTTCAGCCGGATATACTTGTTTGCCGTTCGGAGTATGCTATCAGCAAAGAGATTCGTAAAAAAATCGCTTTGTTCTGTAACGTATCGCCGGATGCGGTAATTGAAGCTTTGGATGCATCTACAATTTACGAAGTGCCGCTTTTAATGGAGCAGGAAAAACTCGATGAGATTGTTCTTAAAAAATTGCATGTAAACGGTTTACCGGATATGCATTTAGAAAAATGGAAAAATTTTCTGAATAAATTTCACAATCCCAAACACGAAGTAACAATTGGTCTTGTTGGAAAATATGTTGAATTAAAAGAATCGTACAAATCCATTGTTGAAGCCTTTATTCATGCAGGCGCTGTAAACGACTGCAAAGTAAAAGTAGATTGGATTCACAGTGAAAGTTTATCAGAAGAGAATGTTGCAGAAAAATTCAAAGATCTTCAGGCGGTGCTTGTTGCTCCTGGTTTTGGAAATCGCGGTATAGAAGGAAAAATTGCTGCCATTAAATATGCGCGTGAAAACAATCTTCCGTTTTTAGGAATTTGTTTAGGAATGCAATGTGCGGTTATTGAGTTTGCCAGAAATGTATTAGGTCTGCGCGACGCTCATAGCAGGGAAATGAATCCCGCAACCAATAGTCCGGTAATTGACTTACTTGAAGCGCAAAAAAATATTTCGCACATGGGCGGTACTATGCGTTTGGGCTCTTACCCTTGCAGAATAGAGGAGGGGACTCTTGCCTACAGTATCTATGGCAAAACAGATATTAACGAACGTCACCGTCACCGTTATGAATTTAATAACGAGTACACTAAAAAGTTCATTGATGCAGGAATGGTACTTTCAGGTGTTAATCCCGACGCGGGATTAGGTGAGATCATTGAGATTCCAAACAACCGGTTTTTTATCGGGGTGCAGTTTCACCCGGAATACAAAAGTACAGTGGAGAATCCACACCCTTTATTTGTGAGTTTTGTAAAAGCAGCTTTAAACTAG
- a CDS encoding IscS subfamily cysteine desulfurase (catalyzes the removal of elemental sulfur from cysteine to produce alanine; involved in NAD biosynthesis), which produces MDRNTNLIYFNNNRTTQTDAAVVKAMAPYFAQEKNADETAIGQAKLQLAGFLNAAPEEVLFSSGTTESIELVLRGAFDFFRNKGNHIITNVTEHPATLECCQTLETLGAEITYLGVDREGLIDPETLLKAIRPTTILVSIMCANNETGVIQPIEKISEICREHSVFFFSDASQFVGKMRCDVKDLGMHGLAFGAHKMHGPEDIGLLYIDKDYKPFKDFIQTNYSFQPALSKLVGFGKAAELSSELQWEMSSHISKLKNYLEHQLLDIEGLRINGSTRHRLYNTSNLTFSEGEKIMRLANRFDFANNWQKPSHVLKAMGLNEKEIKNSFRFSFGKNNTLDEVKLFVEEILRDYSPPFLNKTE; this is translated from the coding sequence ATGGACAGGAATACCAATTTAATTTATTTTAATAATAACAGAACTACGCAAACTGATGCAGCGGTAGTTAAGGCAATGGCGCCCTATTTTGCACAGGAAAAAAATGCTGATGAGACTGCCATTGGCCAGGCTAAACTTCAGTTGGCCGGGTTTCTTAATGCAGCGCCTGAGGAAGTTCTCTTTTCATCGGGAACTACCGAGTCGATAGAACTTGTACTTCGCGGGGCTTTCGATTTTTTCAGGAACAAAGGCAACCATATTATTACTAACGTTACAGAACATCCCGCAACCTTAGAGTGCTGCCAGACCCTGGAAACACTGGGAGCTGAAATTACTTACCTGGGTGTTGACAGAGAAGGCCTGATAGATCCTGAAACGCTTCTTAAAGCCATTAGACCAACAACTATTCTTGTAAGTATCATGTGCGCCAATAATGAAACAGGCGTTATACAACCCATTGAAAAGATTTCTGAAATTTGCCGCGAACATTCCGTCTTCTTCTTTAGTGACGCTTCACAATTTGTGGGAAAAATGCGTTGCGACGTGAAAGACCTTGGTATGCATGGTCTTGCTTTCGGAGCTCACAAAATGCATGGTCCTGAAGACATAGGCTTACTTTATATTGATAAAGATTACAAGCCTTTTAAAGACTTTATTCAAACAAATTATTCATTTCAACCAGCTCTATCAAAACTTGTTGGTTTTGGAAAAGCGGCAGAACTAAGTTCAGAATTGCAGTGGGAGATGAGTTCGCACATTTCGAAACTTAAAAATTATTTAGAGCATCAGTTGCTGGATATTGAGGGCTTGCGCATTAACGGCAGCACTCGTCACAGACTTTATAACACAAGCAATCTTACTTTTTCCGAGGGAGAAAAAATAATGCGGCTTGCTAACCGATTTGACTTCGCTAACAATTGGCAAAAGCCTTCGCACGTTTTAAAAGCCATGGGTCTTAATGAAAAAGAAATAAAAAATTCGTTCCGTTTCTCCTTTGGAAAAAACAATACTTTGGACGAGGTAAAATTATTTGTGGAAGAAATTTTAAGGGATTACAGTCCGCCTTTCCTGAACAAAACCGAATAA
- a CDS encoding EamA family transporter yields the protein MFKGINKHYLILHAIVFMWGFSPILGRLITADVWQLVWFRLILTIGVMFLYLKLSKQDLRVSKKHLWQLTGIGLIIAIHWLAFYQAIKVSNISVTMVAFSTGTLFSSIIEPLFLKRRVRFYEVIIGLIIMGAIALIFSIESQYWLGIILGILAAFTSALFSVFNSILAHQVKSSVLSFYELSAAALGLTVFVVLNGSFNADFFVLDQNSIIGLLLLSIVCTVVPFITSVNLSKYISPYTIVLTVNLESVYAIIWAILFFEENKEVKPTFYLGMVIILFAIFLNTWLRRLSDKKSEQIS from the coding sequence TTGTTTAAAGGTATAAATAAACATTATCTGATTCTCCACGCCATCGTTTTTATGTGGGGTTTCTCTCCTATTTTGGGAAGATTGATTACTGCTGATGTGTGGCAGTTAGTCTGGTTCAGACTTATCCTGACTATTGGTGTCATGTTTCTTTACTTGAAATTGTCAAAACAAGACTTACGGGTGAGCAAAAAACATTTGTGGCAGCTCACCGGCATAGGACTTATTATTGCCATTCACTGGCTGGCTTTTTACCAGGCTATTAAAGTGTCCAACATTAGCGTTACCATGGTTGCTTTTAGTACAGGTACCTTGTTCAGTTCTATCATTGAACCCCTGTTTCTTAAACGCCGTGTGAGGTTTTACGAAGTCATTATTGGTTTAATTATCATGGGCGCTATTGCTCTTATCTTCTCCATCGAATCACAGTATTGGCTTGGCATTATTTTGGGAATTCTCGCAGCCTTTACTTCTGCATTATTCAGCGTGTTTAATAGCATTCTCGCCCACCAGGTTAAATCAAGCGTTCTGAGTTTTTACGAATTATCAGCCGCAGCATTGGGCCTGACTGTTTTTGTTGTTTTAAATGGCAGTTTCAACGCTGATTTTTTCGTACTTGACCAAAATTCCATCATTGGCCTTTTATTATTGAGCATTGTCTGTACTGTAGTTCCTTTTATAACTTCCGTAAATCTTTCTAAATACATTAGTCCTTATACCATTGTTCTGACTGTTAATCTTGAATCTGTTTATGCTATAATCTGGGCAATTTTATTTTTTGAAGAAAATAAAGAAGTAAAACCCACGTTTTACCTGGGCATGGTAATTATTTTGTTTGCCATTTTTTTAAACACCTGGTTGCGTAGATTAAGCGATAAAAAATCTGAGCAGATTTCTTAA
- a CDS encoding MBL fold metallo-hydrolase produces the protein MKIKFIGATETVTGSKHLVITESGKHILLDCGLYQGMGKETDAMNRNWDLDASQIEAVILSHGHIDHCGNLPGLVKQGFQGKIYATSATKDVCNILLQDSAHIHESDAAFLNKRIRNSDEEISPLYTLADVEKCMGLFETVAFDTDTRINEEISFYFSENGHIIGSGAINITAKENNKVTRLVFTGDIGRYGDPLLKSPAVFQQADYIICESTYGDKLHGSSDDVEKRLLDIVTETCVSKNGKLIIPAFSLGRTQEILFVLDKLANKKMLPEISIYVDSPMSVKATSIVREHSESYNAELQAYIKQDPDPFGFPNLTYIEDGSESRQLNEMQEPCVIISASGMADAGRVQHHLCYTVADEKNTVLLTGYCAPDSLGGKLMRGEEQVRILGYLFDVAAGIESIHSLSAHGDYNDMIRFLSCQHKSTVKKIFLVHGEAETKSVFSDKLLAEGYNEVVIPAKGEVFELE, from the coding sequence ATGAAAATCAAGTTTATTGGAGCTACCGAAACCGTAACGGGAAGTAAACACTTAGTCATTACTGAAAGCGGAAAACACATCTTATTAGATTGCGGGCTCTATCAGGGCATGGGGAAAGAGACGGACGCTATGAACCGTAACTGGGATCTCGATGCGTCACAAATAGAAGCAGTCATTTTATCGCATGGACATATTGACCATTGCGGAAATCTTCCTGGATTGGTGAAACAGGGTTTCCAGGGTAAAATTTATGCGACTTCTGCCACCAAAGACGTATGTAATATTTTGCTGCAGGATAGTGCGCACATTCATGAAAGCGACGCTGCTTTTTTAAATAAAAGAATCAGAAACAGCGACGAAGAAATTAGCCCATTGTACACACTCGCTGACGTTGAAAAATGCATGGGTCTTTTCGAAACGGTTGCCTTTGATACGGATACAAGAATAAATGAAGAAATTTCTTTTTATTTTTCTGAAAACGGGCATATTATCGGAAGTGGCGCCATCAACATCACCGCAAAAGAAAATAATAAGGTTACAAGACTTGTATTTACGGGCGATATAGGACGTTACGGAGATCCACTTTTAAAAAGTCCGGCAGTGTTTCAACAAGCCGACTACATTATATGCGAATCCACTTATGGTGACAAACTTCATGGAAGCAGCGATGACGTAGAAAAAAGATTATTAGATATTGTGACAGAGACCTGTGTTTCAAAAAATGGTAAACTCATCATTCCTGCTTTTAGTTTGGGACGTACTCAGGAAATTTTATTTGTTCTGGATAAATTGGCTAATAAAAAAATGTTGCCTGAAATTTCTATTTACGTAGATAGTCCTATGTCAGTGAAAGCAACCAGCATCGTAAGGGAACACTCTGAAAGTTACAACGCTGAGCTTCAGGCATACATAAAACAAGATCCAGACCCGTTTGGATTTCCAAATCTTACTTACATTGAAGATGGTTCAGAGTCACGTCAGCTAAACGAGATGCAGGAACCCTGTGTAATTATATCGGCATCAGGCATGGCAGATGCGGGGCGGGTTCAACACCATTTATGTTATACCGTTGCGGATGAAAAAAATACAGTACTCCTTACAGGGTATTGCGCACCAGATTCTTTGGGAGGTAAACTTATGCGTGGTGAAGAGCAAGTGCGTATTTTAGGCTATTTATTTGATGTTGCCGCTGGCATTGAGTCCATACATTCTTTAAGCGCGCACGGCGATTACAACGACATGATTCGTTTTTTATCTTGTCAGCACAAATCAACTGTCAAAAAGATATTCCTGGTACACGGAGAAGCTGAAACAAAATCTGTTTTCAGTGACAAGTTATTGGCCGAAGGATACAATGAGGTAGTGATTCCGGCTAAGGGCGAAGTCTTTGAATTGGAATAG